One part of the Capricornis sumatraensis isolate serow.1 chromosome 13, serow.2, whole genome shotgun sequence genome encodes these proteins:
- the ERMARD gene encoding endoplasmic reticulum membrane-associated RNA degradation protein, which yields MKLTSCLERALGDVYLLIGKDCPFLLRDLLASEELAQVFGQPVMDVLKVFVGSPRGLNLRNVLWHGFAAPQEVPPKYCAMMVLLTAGLGQLLKGFLRQTNFTLVHRPFVTLTSVEDLIVFPDVTSEVLSVLEEVMKKSTFILKIMLPYWEVALTKLKSHRFADCAILLLVQLETGLRKAFAEVNGCPKRLLTAESTALYTTFDDILAKHLNDGKINQLPLFLGEPAMEFLWDFLNHQEGPRLRDRLSHGEVSLPEFPKEAASQLLAFSFVLLLRFIDGDLLAVCKEKAAVRSLINLAATYVSRCHPASQLKKQVLSCEGSIGAWPLLPLPEEAEREPVRPEGDSETDACSSLITEIVAELCCHAPQTHRTAHLSGPLPPEQWPRLLQALCSTPVRTLFCPRAVLEVLAVLRRVTAHCRLVGGQVAACVELRRRQWEDRSLRSRQRRNYLRLARSMKLLSPMLYLILLLIVLELINIHMVLGKNASEYQQYLRFLKCILQYTENVAACTRQDRNKWDDAVRLTHAALLKIRTFIGKKQMLMHLAEKSTSKVV from the exons ATGGACGTGCTCAAGGTCTTCGTGGGCTCTCCGCGTGGGCTCAACCTCCGCAACGTCCTGTGGCACGGCTTCGCGGCCCCTCAGGAGGTTCCGCCCAA ATACTGTGCGATGATGGTGCTGCTGACAGCAGGCTTGGGTCAGCTGCTGAAGGGCTTCCTTCGACAGACGAACTTCACGTTGGTGCATCGGCCTTTCGTGACTCTCACGAGCGTAGAGGATTTGATCGTTTTTCCTG ATGTCACTTCGGAGGTGCTTTCCGTATTAGAAGAAGTGATGAAGAAGTCCACTTTTATACTGAAAATCATGTTGCCATATTGGGAAGTTGCATTAACCAAGTTAAAGTCTCACAG GTTTGCTGACTGTGCCATTTTACTGTTGGTACAGCTGGAGACTGGACTCAGGAAGGCGTTTGCTGAAGTTAACGGGTGTCCAAAGAGGCTTCTCACTGCTGAG tCAACAGCTCTTTATACTACCTTCGATGAC ATATTGGCAAAACACTTGAATGATGGCAAAATCAACCAACTTCCTCTTTTCCTGGGAGAACCTGCAATG GAATTTCTCTGGGATTTCCTAAACCATCAGGAGGGTCCCCGTCTAAGAGATCGGCTAAGCCACGGGGAAGTCAGTTTACCTGAATTTCCGAAAGAAGCAGCCAGTCAGCTGCTTGCGTTTTCCTTTGTCCTTTTACTCAGGTTTATTGATGGAGATCTGTTAGCAGTGTGTAAG GAAAAAGCAGCGGTGAGGTCACTGATTAACCTTGCAGCAACCTACGTTTCTCGCTGCCACCCAGCTTCTCAGCTTAAAAAACAG GTGCTGAGCTGTGAGGGGAGCATTGGAGCTTGGCCTCTGCTGCCTTTGCCTGAAGAAGCCGAAAGGGAGCCTGTGCG ACCAGAAGGTGATTCTGAGACAGATGCCTGCAGCTCTTTAATCACAGAGATCGTGGCCGAGCTGTGTTGCCATGCACCTCAGACACACCGCACTGCCCACCTCTCAGGGCCCCTTCCTCCTGAGCA GTGGCCCCGGCTGCTCCAGGCGCTCTGCAGCACCCCCGTGCGGACCCTCTTCTGCCCCCGAGCTGTCCTGGAGGTGCTGGCGGTGCTCCGGAGGGTCACCGCCCACTGCCGCCTCGTTGGTGGCCAGGTAGCTGCGTGTGTGGAGCTGAGGCGCCGGCAGTGGGAGGACCGAAGCCTGCGCTCGCGGCAGAGGCGGAATTACCTGCGTCTGGCGCGCAG tATGAAGCTTCTGTCTCCGATGCTTTACCTGATTTTATTGCTGATTGTGCTGGAATTGATCAACATTCACATGGTTCTTGGGAAGAATGCTTCAGAATACCAGCAGTACCTGAG GTTCTTGAAGTGCATCTTGCAGTACACAGAGAATGTGGCAGCTTGCACCAGGCAAGACAGGAACAAGTGGGATGACGCTGTCCGCCTCACACACGCGGCCTTGTTGAAGATTCGGACTTTTATTGGGAAGAAGCAGATGTTAATGCATTTAGCTGAGAAATCCACGAGTAAAGTCGTCTGA